CGGTTCCCCGCCGGGTCCCCTGCCGGCCGCCAGGCGCTCGAAACCGGGCATGAATCCGGTCTTGCGCGCATGGTCCGCCCGGACCCGGTCCACGGTCCTCTGCCAATCGGCCGCGAGTCCGGCCTGTTCATAACAGCGCTTCGCGCGCTCGAAGTTCGACAGGGCGGCGGCGTAGTACTTGCTCTTCCCGGCTTTGACGATCCGCATCCCCTGGGCACGCCAAAGCCGGGCGCCGAGGTCGGGTCGGGTCTTTTCAAGCACCCTGGCGGCAGGTTCGGTGGTGTAGTGGCTCAAGCTTTCCAGTTCCTCGTCATTGGCCTTAAGCACCCGTTCGGCGAGCCGTTCCGTCTCCCCGGTCGCCAGGAAGAGCTCCATGGCCGAATCAAGGTCAGCCTTTCCGGACGCCTCGATGGCTTTCGCGTGCCATTGAGGGCGCTCGGCCTTGGGCACAAACTTCATCAGCTCGTCGTAAGTGTATTTGCCCGGTCGCTCGCGATAGTCGCCCCAGGCCTCTTCGAGGGCCTCCTCGCCACGCCCGAGCTTGATCAGCAGTTCGCGCCTGAACATGGCCATGTAATGCCCGTCCATTCCGCGCGCCGTCTGCCGGTCCAGTTCGATCCCGCGCTCGATCCAGGCCAGGGCTTTCCGGGGTTGGTTCCGGCCGGCCCACAACGAGGCGAGGACCTGGCAATCCGGGACGGTGAGGCCGGTTTCCGCGGCCAGAGCCTCATAGGCTGTTGCCGCTTTCTGGGCGGCGTAGAGGACCCGCAGGGCTTCACCCCAGCGGCGGCGGTCGGCCTCCGGGTTGCCGAACCGGGCCCCTTTCGCCGGGGAGGCCGGTCGCGCCGCGGCGTCGAACCTGTCCCTGATCGCCTGCACCAGGGCGGACCGGTTCTCTTTGTCCATCACCGCCTCGACGTACCGCTCGAGGCCGTAAAAGAAACCGTAGGCGTCGTGGTCCATCCAGGCCAGCAGGCTGCGCGCCGTCTCGCGCGCGTCGGCGCCGGCGGCCTGGCGGGCCTCGACCCAACTGCAGCAAAGATCCTCGATGAACTGGCCGAACCAGCCGGTCGAGTCGTCGATTTCCTCGGCCTTCTCGCAGCACGCGGCGATGAAGGTCTCCAGGAGAGCGGTCGCTCGCGAAGGGTCGCTGCCGATGAGCGGGGCGATCAGGGCGTTGACCGCCTCGAGTCCGGTCACGAACGACAGGCAGGCACGGTCCTCAACATAGGCGCCCGGGCGAAAGGCCCGTTCGATCTCCGATTCGAGGGGGTCCGGTTTGCGGGGCATTGAATCTCACCTCTCCTTGGTCATAGGCGGAAAATAGGCGTGAAGACGAGCGAAGTCAAGAGAGAAGGAAGCCACCTTCCCGCTGACACCCGGAGGTTATACCAACCACGCTCCCGCCGGTTTAGAGAAAAACTCCGCCAGCGGAATCCCCTGGGCACCCACCAGCAGGGCTTCAGCCACCGGATAGCGGGTGCGGAAGCGGTTCAGCCCTGACGCTTTGCCGCTGCTGCCGCTTTTTACCTCGATCGCCCAGACCTCGCGGCCACGGGAGACCACGTAATCGACTTCGTAATTTCCCTCCCGCCAATAGGTAACCGAGTATTCCACCGAAATGAGGCTATTACACAGATGCGCCCCCACGGCATTCTCCACCAGTCGGCCCCACCAGGCCGTGTCCGCGAGCGAGCCGGCAAAGCTCTGCGTGGAGAGAGCGTTCACCAGTGCATTGTTCCAGAGCACCAGCTTGGGGCTGCTCCCCCGTTTGCGCTGCACCCCCTGCGAAAACAGCTCCAGACCACTGGCTAAAAAAGCGGCTTCGAGCAGTTTCAAGTAATGGGCCAGGGTGGTGGTGTTGCCGGCGTCGTGGAGCTGGCTCAGCATCTTGGTGTAGGAGACACATTGGGCGGGAAGCGTGGCGGCAAGGGCAAAGAGATGACGCAGCAGCACCGGCTTGGCGACCTTGCTCATCTGGAGCACATCGCGGGCCAGAACGGTTTCAATCAGGGAATCGGAAATATAGCGTTTCCAGGTGGTTTCGTCACCGGTGAAGACGGCGGCGCCCGGATAAGCGCCGAAGTAGATCCACTGTTCCAGGTTCCAGCCAAAGGCAGCTTGGACTTCCGGATACCCCCAATGACTGCAGCGGTGCAGAAAGAACCTTCCCGAAAGGCTTTCGGTCAAACCTTCCTGCATGAGAAGGGCGGAGGAGCCAAGAATCAGTACCCGGATAT
The sequence above is drawn from the Acidobacteriota bacterium genome and encodes:
- a CDS encoding ATP-binding protein; this encodes MSYKRPLQATLLTELLRPAPVIHVLIGPRQVGKTTIARQIQEAIGIPGIYATADSPVPLDAAWIETQWRRAVTEATRSGTPVLLILDELQKVRGWSETLKLLWDNRAPTLDIRVLILGSSALLMQEGLTESLSGRFFLHRCSHWGYPEVQAAFGWNLEQWIYFGAYPGAAVFTGDETTWKRYISDSLIETVLARDVLQMSKVAKPVLLRHLFALAATLPAQCVSYTKMLSQLHDAGNTTTLAHYLKLLEAAFLASGLELFSQGVQRKRGSSPKLVLWNNALVNALSTQSFAGSLADTAWWGRLVENAVGAHLCNSLISVEYSVTYWREGNYEVDYVVSRGREVWAIEVKSGSSGKASGLNRFRTRYPVAEALLVGAQGIPLAEFFSKPAGAWLV